A single Lycium ferocissimum isolate CSIRO_LF1 unplaced genomic scaffold, AGI_CSIRO_Lferr_CH_V1 ctg8214, whole genome shotgun sequence DNA region contains:
- the LOC132045849 gene encoding ubiquitin C-terminal hydrolase 13-like, which produces MERRFRNIQTEWGFSKCISHATFKDPSNGYLVSDKCIFGVDVYVIKNQGIGECLSSLNDFELYKHEWKISEFTKLKNEVCSEEFTVGDCKWKLLLYPKGNIGQNGQNISVFLESVDAERFDCQKKVKAKFSISIKDRISGKHHKKSGHCCLTGGENWFSAAGDNWGWPSFMPLCELNDPEKGFLVEDCCIVQADVSVVGIVNRLT; this is translated from the exons ATGGAGCGGCGTTTCCGCAATATCCAGACTGAATGGGGTTTCTCGAAATGTATATCTCATGCCACATTCAAAGATCCCTCTAATGGTTACCTTGTTAGTGACAAATGTATCTTTGGAGTAGATGTATATGTCATCAAGAACCAGGGAATAGGTGAATGTTTGTCCTCATTGAATGACTTTGAGCTTTATAAGCACGAATGGAAGATTTCTGAATTCACAAAATTGAAGAATGAAGTGTGTTCTGAAGAGTTTACTGTTGGGGATTGTAAATG GAAACTTTTGTTATATCCTAAAGGTAATATTGGACAAAATGGCCAGAACATCTCCGTCTTTCTTGAATCAGTTGATGCTGAAAGATTTGATTGCCAAAAAAAGGTCAAGGCAAAATTTAGCATTTCCATCAAAGACAGGATTAGTGGTAAACATCACAAGAAGAGTG GACATTGTTGTCTTACAGGTGGTGAAAATTGGTTTTCAGCTGCTGGAGACAATTGGGGTTGGCCATCATTTATGCCATTATGTGAACTCAATGATCCTGAAAAGGGCTTCCTTGTTGAAGACTGCTGCATTGTGCAAGCTGATGTTTCTGTAGTTGGTATCGTCAATCGTTTAACTTGA